GAAGTCCCGCGATAACCGTAGTTCTTCAGCAGGTATTCCACACCAGCCACCCAATGGTTGGCCCTTTTCGTATATCCCGAAAGGGCAAAGCCCGTGTACCAGTCAACCGGTGATTTCAGGTTTCCGGCAAAGCCTCCCCTGAGTTCCACACCCTTCATTCCGGGAAGGTAACGCTGGGCGTATGCCTGCCCCGATGACAGGGCAAGCGATACGCATACGGCAAAAAGGAACAGATACTTCTTCATGGTCATTTCACTTTAAGTTCATTGATCACCCTCGCTCTCACGATGTCCTCACTCTCCACGGTGAAGGTCTGGTGACGGCCTCCGCTCTTCTCGTGCATCTCCACCACCAGCATCTTGTCGGCGGGAATGGTGAACTTGTCAAAGACAAAGACAGTACGCTCATCCTTCTTTCCGGCGACAGCCGTGGCATAGTTGTAGGCACGCAGTGGAAATATCACCTGCTCTTGGATGGCCGTGCGCTTGAGTACCTTCTTGTCTACGATCTTGAACGTCACGAAATCCACCTCATAAGGCACGTTCGACGTGTTCTTCACCTGGGTATGGAAATAAAGCAGCCCGTTATGGGTATAGAGTCCGCGCAGCAGGTACTGGATGCCGAACGCCTTGCTCCCGATATGCTTGATATGACGTCTGTTATCCTTGTGGATGGCCTTGGATATAAGGTGTACCAGCTTGGGCGACTCGCTGCCGAGTTCCTTCAGGTAGATGTCAAGGGCATTGTTCGGGCGGTTCACCTCGCTGCCGTCATGAACAAAATCGGCCATCTCGATGTTGAGCAGCAGAGGCTCATCGGCATACTTCACATTGAAGGTGTAGAAACTTCCGCTTTCGGTAATCACCGACATGTTGGTCTCCTCACGGAAGTTCTTTCTGGTAGCCTTTACCCTGATTACATTCTCTGAACCGTCCGCCTTGCCCGCAATCAGATTCGGAGAACCGAGATCCACGTAACGGACAGCCGAGGGAAAGATGATATGGGTCGTCTTGTCATACGTCACTTCCAGACCGTAAGGCGGAATCATCCGATCAAAGGTGAGCTTTCTGGACAGCCCGTGATAGAGGTCGCCGTCCTCCTGCTGCGGATAGATATCCGCCTTCAGGGTCAAATCATTTACGGCCGTGGTATCAGCCGACTGTGCATGTGCACTTGCAACGCCGCCTGCGAGGGCAAGCATCAAAAGAATCTTTTTCATGTCTTTACTGTTTTAATGGGTTATTGATTGTTGTTCTGATAAAGCATCAGTCCGTAGCCTGATTTGAGGTGTACCTTCTCCTCGCGCATCTTTTTGGAGATGTACTGCGACACGCCTTGTATGGCCCCTCGTCCAAGCTCGGAGAGAAGCTGGTCACCTGCCGACTGGTTGGTGATGGAGATGGTCGTGCCGAGATTCTGTCCCATGTTGGCGGCCACTTCCCTTACCGCATTCGCTTCCGTCGAACCGGGAATGAATATCCCGTCCTGTCCGTCACTGTCCAGCACGGTCAGTTCCACGGGAATGACATTGCCGTCATATTCGACCTGCAGGATTTCAATGCCAAGCCGCTCGCCCTGGATACGTCCCTCACCGGTCAGCAGGGTATTGCGGGGAAGCACATATCTTCCCACACGCATGGCCTCCAGCAGCCTGAGACGCACGCTTTGTCCGCTGATAATGGTCTGGTCGCCATGCACGCAGGCCCGTATGGTATTCCTCGCCATCTGTGTCCCGGCACTGCCCACAGCCGTATGGAAGCCGATATCAGCACCGGAAAGCAGTCTCGCGAACTGTACCGAATCGGTAAGAGGCTGAGGAAGGGACGACACGACCGGAGAGGACACCAGCCCGACGGGAACGGCTTTCGCCTTCCTCTCCCTTGAGGGACTTTCCGTCTCCTGACTGTCCGCTGTTCCCGTGCTGCCGCCCGAAGGCATATATTTGGCGGCAAGTTCATAGGACTTCTCCAGCAGAGCCACCTGTTCCTCGTAGCTCGGTCCGGCCGTCTGCGCTGCGGCAGCCTGTCTGAGCTGTTCCACCTCTGCTTTCAGGGCTTCCTTTTCCGGGTCTTCCTCAGGACTCTCGTAAAAACTGCCGAGAGTGGCGTTGATGTCGTTGTAGGCCGAGGCTGAAGAGGCGAAGGCTCCCGTCCTGCCGTTTCCTCCTGAATGGTACGCACGGCTTTCATTTTCACTTGCAATGTCCTGCGCCGGTTCTGTTTCCGGGATATTATCCTGTCTGTGTCCATCGGTCAGGGCGGAGAAGTCGGCCAGCGTACGCTTCTTCTCCTCCTGCCGGCGAACCATGTCCGCCTGCTCATAGGCAGCCATCTTGTCCGCCTCTATACCCGTACCTTTCGGATCGGGAAGTTCGGCATTGAAGCCTGTCTTCCTTTCCGCCTCCTGCCTGTCTTTTTCGGACGGGGCGAAAATTAACCACATGCACCCGAGGAACAGCAGGAACATGCCTGTGAAAACCAGATATTTCCTGATTTTCTGCTTCTGTTTCAATTTTTCTGCATCTGTACTCATAATCTTACTTGTTGAACTGGTTAAAAAACTCTTCCATCTCACGGACTTTCATATCGGAGAGGGTATCCGCAGGCACAAAGTCGGGAACCTCAAGCGGGGTTATCCTGATGATGTCCTGCCGGGCATCCTCCCGTCCGATGTCATAAATCGCACGGAAAATCATGTAGAAATTCACCAGCGCGAAAAGGGAAACCATCACGATGATGGCGATTGCCCTCTGACGGGGTGTGAGTCTGTCACAAAGGCCGCGCAGCCTGCCCCCGATACATTCCTTGAACTTTACATACATTTTTCTCATACATACATTGTTTTATCTGTCATACATTCTGATATCCCTGTTCTCCAGTACATGGAACCCTTCCAGGATGAACCCGTGCGGATTGTTGTCACTGCGGGTGGAATTCCGCAACCTGCCATGCGTGACAAGGCTGCGTTCCGTCACGCTCTTCTCACGGATGATGAAAAGGCGTGCGTATGTCATGACATCATACGGATAGGTGTTGAAGTCGCATTTCACGCTGTCTATCTCGATACGCTGGCTGACATTGCCCGAAATTATTCTATTGTAATAACCCTGTTCGGCCAGATCCCCGTAATGGGAATAGGCGGAACGGTCACTCAGGAACATGGCACGCTGCACGTTCCCCTCGATGGCACTCTTGTCAGGGGCCAGCGTGAAGAACAGCTCATGGAAACGTCTGACATGTTCCCTTGCCTCTACGGGACGGTTCTGCTCCAGGTCCTGCGAGAGGGCGAGCATGAGCGACTTCCCCTCATCCAGCACATAGATCTTCTGGCGCTGGGCTTCGGCAAAACTGTATGCCTTCCACACGGAATAGCCCACAAGCAGGGTGCAGACACCCAGATAGACTATTCCGAACAGGCGCAGATGCCGGAAGCTGGTCTCGATATTTTTCAATGATTTGAATTCCATTCTTATTCGTTTTATGATTGTTACTTGATTAGTCTTCCGGCCACATTTCCTACAGTAGCACCTGCGGCACCGCCCACAATGGAGCCTGTCTTGGAAGCAGCCTGATTCACGTTCTTGCCGTAATTTCCTGCACCTCCACCGGCCTGAACAATCCAGTTGGCCACGGTCGGAATCGTGAAATACCCGATGATGCCGATAATCAGGAACGTGATGTACACGGCATTGGAACTGTCCGGAATGAAGTTGGGGTCGGACAGCTGCTCGATGTCCCTCTGAAGCATCAGGGTCTGTATGCGTGCCAGCACGCTGCTGAAAAGATCAGAGACGGGCAGCCACAGATAGATGCTGATATAGCGGACAAACCATTGGCTCAGCGAGGCCTGAAAGCCGTCCCAGCACGAAATGGCAAAGGAAATCGGTCCGAGAATGGAAAGGACAATCAGGAAGAATGTCCTTAGCGTGTCCACTACAAGCGCGGCCGCATTGAACATCAGTTCCAGCAGCTCACGGAAAAAATTCTGCACGGACTTCTTCATGTTGTACATGGCACGGTCCACATACATACCGCAAGCCTCGATAGCGTCCAGAGCTCCCAGTTCATCCAGTTTGTTGTCAAAAGCCTCCTTGTCCACCAGGTAGGCCGTCTCGGGATTCCTCCGCATCGCCTCAATCTCCAGCTTGTCCTTCTGCTGCCGATACTCATTCATGTCAAAGGTCTGCGTCTCCAGAATCCTGTGCGTTCCGGTCACGACGGGTGACAAAATGCTGTTGAGCGTACCCAGCACGATGGTCGGAAAAAACATGATGCAGATACCCAGAGCAAACGGACGCAGCAAAGGGAACACGTCAATAGGTTCGGCCCTGGCCAGCGACTGCCAGACACGGTACGCCACATAAAAGAGGGCTCCCAATCCGGCAAGGCCCTTGGCCACGCCGGTCATCTGCGAACAGAGCGGCATCATGTCCGTGTACAGACTTTGCAGGATCTGGTGCAGATTGTCAAAATTCACAGCCAACAATACCATAAGCAATCCTCCTTGAAATTACCAGTAACGTTCGTTGGGTGAACCGTACAGAGCCATCACACGGTCAAGATCATTCTGTTTCTTGGCACGCAGGTACGACACGCCGATGTTCTTGTTGGTATAGTACTGCACCAGACTGCGGTATTGCAGCATGTCGGTATAACAGCGGTCGATGATGTCCATACGTTCCTTGTCGTTCATCGAAAGGCCGTTCTCGTTGACCACCGTCTTCAGGTCCGTCAGCAGATTGGCACTCTCCTCCAGCAGCTTCGTGTAGCCGAGGGCGATAGCACTCAGTTCCTCAGGGGTGAAATAAGGGTCACTGAGCATACGCTCATAACTGGTCACATAGATTTCCGTGATGTCGCCGACCATCAGGATGGTCTGCTGCACCTTGCGGGCATCGCGTACCAGATTCTTCACTTTCCTAAGGCCGTCATAATACTCCTTGCCCTGCTTGTAAATCTTGACCGTCTCCTGAAAATTGTTGAGCATGTTGCCAGCCGTCGAGGACGTGTGGACGATATTCTTGGCGGCATTGATGATGCCCTGGGCAAGATTCCCGGGATCGGTCACTACCCATTGGGCGTGTGCCCTGCCTGCCGAAAGGAGGCAGATACAGCATAAGGCTGTCAGAATTCTTTTCTTCATGTCGTTAATCTTTAATGGTTGATAAATCTTTTCCGTTAGTTCAGAGTCCCATCTTGCGGCCTTTCGGCTTAGGACGGACGGTGATGTGCGGTTTCCTCCGCAGTGTTGTTTCCGAGGAGACCGTGCGGGCAGGCCTGATATTCCTGAAGAACTCGTCCGCATAAGGACGTCTGCCGGTCATCCTGACAAATCGGGCATCCAGTTCCCGGTAAGCCTTCTCCGCCTGTTTCCGTATCACATCCTCCGGACTGCTCCTGTCAATGCCGTATTTCACGAGAAAATCCGGGCGGATATGTATCGGGTCATGTACGGAACCCGGCGAGGCGGCAATACTGCCCAGCCTCTCCAGTTCCCCGTTCAGCTTGTCAAGGTATTCAGCCGGAGGACGGGGACATACACTTTCAAAAATCTTCTCCACCGCGTGTGTCAGTCTTGCATCCACCTCCAGAATGTCGGGTACTTCCCCCGTCTGCCTCTTCCGCAGGTATTCGTCAGGAGCCATCCCTTCAAGCTGATGGAACAGACGGTAATCCTCCGTGAGCCCGTAATAGTCCTGTATGGAAAGAGGAATATTCCAGCCCTGCATCAGGGACCAGTAGAGAGATGACACGACCTCACGGCGTTTGCTTTCATTAGATTCCAGATCGCTATACATAAATTCAGAAGTTTAATGGGTTGATAAATGATTTCACTTTTTCCTCTTGCTCTCGGCCAGCTGCTTGATTGCCAGCTCGATATTGCCACCCAGCTTCCGGGTAAGCCGCATTACTTCAAGCTTTTCCGTCTCCTCGGTCGTGTAGGTGCAGTACTCTTCCGGCGAGACCTCGGTGGCATAGACCGCCGACTGTGTTCCGCCGAGACCTATCCACACTTCCTTGTACTTGCGGGACGGGCTGTTGGCCATGTTGATGGAGAGAATCTGAGCACGTTCCTTGTCGGTCAGGCCCAGCAGGGACTGGATTTCATCGAACTTGTTGACATACTTCCTCTGGTCCAACAAAATCTTGCAGTCGCTGTTGTTGATGATGGTTCCCTTGACGATGGGTGACGAAATGATGTCTTCCACCTCCTGGGTAACGACAACAGCCTCTCCGAAAAACTTTCGGACGGTCTTGAAAAGGTAGCGGATATAGTTGCTCATATTGGCGGATGCCAATGCCTTCCAACATTCCTCAATAAGTATCATCTTTCGGATACCTTTCAACTTTCGCATCTTGCTGATGAAAGTTTCCATGATGATGATGGTGACAATCGGAAGCAGCACCTTGTTGTCACGAATATTGTCCAGCTCGAAGACAATGAAGCGTTTGCCAAGCAAATCAAGCTGTCTGTCGGAATTCAACAGGAAGTCATACTCGCCACCCTTGTAATAAGGTTCCAGCACATTCAGGAATCCCCACACGTCAAAATCCTTCTCCCGTGTACGCTTGGTCTTCAGGATTTCCTGAAATTCGTCTCGGATGAACTCATAGAAGGTATTGAAGGACGGAACCACGGTACTGTCCGTGCGTATCTTCTCCAGAAAGAGATTGACCGCGTTGGAGAGTGCCACCTCCTCGGCACGTGTCGGCGGCTCGTCGTCACGTTTCCACAGGGTAAGGATAAGCGTCTTGATGGACTCCTTCTTTTCGATGTCAAACACACCGTCCTCCACGTAGAAAGGATTGAAGGCTATCGGATCGCTCTCCTCATAGGTGAAATAGATGCCGTCCTCGCCATGCGTGCGTGCATGGATAAGGCTGCACAGTCCCTGATAGGAATTTCCCGTGTCCACCAGCAGCACATGCGCTCCCTGTTCATAATACTGGCGCACCATGTGGTTGGTGAAAAAAGACTTTCCGCTGCCCGAAGGTCCGAGGATGAACTTGTTGCGGTTGGTAATCGTACCGTTCTTCATCGGAAGGTCGGAAATGTCCAGATGGACAGGCTTTCCGGTCAGACGGTCCACCATGCGGATGCCGAACGGCGAGAGTGAATCCTTGTAGGACGTTTCCCCGATGAACAGGCACAGGGCCTGCTCGATGAAGGTGTAGAAGCTTTCCTCTGACGGGAAATCACCGGCATTGCCGGGAATGGCCGCCCAGAAGAGTGTCGGCACATCGACCGTGTTCTGACGGGGCTTGGCCTCCATCAGGGCAATCTGACTGCCCACGTCGTTCTTGATACGCTTCAGCTTCTCCCGGTCGTCACTCCATGCAAAGACGTTGCAGTGCGCACGGATGGAAGTGAGCCCCTTGCTGTGCGCCTCGTTCAGGTACTCCTCAATCCATTCACGGTTGATCTGGTTGGAGCGGCTGTAACGGGACAGCGAGTGCATGTTGCGGGCGGTCTGCTCAAATTTCCTCAGGTTTTCCGCCGAATCGTCTATGAAGAGATACTGGTTCACGATATGGTTGCACGTGAGCAGTATCCCTATCGGTGCGGCAAAGGACAGGCGGCAGTCGCTGCGGTCCGTGGACAGCCGTTCATAACGGCTGTCCGTACCCACGGATGACGGCAGGTCTTCCGTTTCGGAGAGGGTATGCAGGCAGAGCAGGTTGTCGCCGACCTTCATTTCCCCGGCTCCGAGAGTGATGTCCTGCAGGCTGGTCGTATTTTCCTGCGAAAGCGAAAAATACTTTTCGATAATGCCCGCGGAGGTTTCCGTACCGGTAATCTCTTCGTCCGTCAGCCTGACCATGCGGAGCAGACCGCTGTCGTTCACGATACGCTCGAACTGCCCGCAGCATTCCAGGAAGCGTGCAACGGTATCCTTGTCCTGCATCTCCTTGGGGATGATAAACCCGCGCGTGAGGGCATTGAAACTGCTTGTCGTGCGGCTGTGTTCCTTAGTGGTCTTAGTCAGGAACAGATAGCAGGTATGGTTCAGGTACGGCCGTTCGTTGAAATGCCTTTCAAAGCTTCGGCTGAGGAAACTCAGGTCATCCCGGCAGATGTCAGGTCTGTAACTCTCCTCGATGAAGATATCCTGCTTGTGGACAATGCTGTAGTTCGGCAGAACCCGGACAGCCTTCGCCCATGTGGAATGGAGGGCCTCGTACTCGGCGCGTGTCAGCGTAAACACTTCGGGCAGCTCCACCCTGTAGGCCACGGTGATGTCGGCATCCTTGCTGATGATGCACCCGTGCTCGACGGCCATCAGAGGAAACCGGCTTTCCAGTGTGGCGGCTTTCATTACATTTCTCATACATTACGTTTTTTCGGGGTTGGACAAATCAACCGGAGGAAACCCTTCCGGCTGATGATGTAGCGGGGATGGCGGCGCAGCGCCTGCAATTTCATCAGTCCCCATTCACCATATTTCGCGTTCAGGCGGAAAGTCACCCAGACAAGCACCGAAGCGCAGATGACACCGAAGCCGATACATACCCACTGGTCGATGCCTGCCATGTACATGATGACAAACAGGACGAACAGGGCGAGCAGTCCGCCGGCGAAGATGAACAGGTACTGGCTTTTCAGCCCCTTGAACTCAGGGCTGCGGCCGATTCCCTTGTTGATAGGATACTCCGCCATAATCAGAGGAAGAATGAACGTAAGATGGTGGCGGCTACGATTAAAAAGATGCAGGCACCGAACCAGCTGGCTGCCGTCTTGGAGGTGTCGGGATCTCCCGAGGAAAACTTGGAATAGACCTTCACGCCTCCGATAAGGCCGACCACGGCTCCGATGGCATAAATCAGTTTGGTTCCCGGATCGAAATAGGAAGTGACCATGTTGGTGGCTTCAGTGATACCGCCGATACCATTACCCTGGGCGAAAGCCCCTGTCGTTGCAAGCAGCATCATGGCTGCAAAAAAGAATCTTTTTTTCATGTGTCGAAACTTTTAATTGGTGAGACAAAAAAATGATTTCGACCACGAATATATAACGCTTAATCCATTGATTTACAACACTGACGATGCGTGACATCGGGTGTCATTACGTTACATCGGCAGGGGGATTTCGGCAAAGGAAAAACACTGGGAAAACGTCCTTTGATTCTTCCGGCAAAGGTAGCCCGTGCCTTTACGGAATCTGCAAGGCAGGCCGTTCCGGTTGCCCGGGAGAAAATCATCCTCGCTGCGCTTGCGGTATTTTCTCCCGACAAGCCTTGCAGTATCCAGGCACGGGACAGAAAAGCCTGCAAGAAATCAAACTCCGGCATATACCGGACACATGTAGAACAAAAAACAGAACATCATGAAACAGGAAGAAAAAAAGGTAGCGGCATTCACGGGACACCGGAAGCAAAGACTGATGCAGGAAAACAAGGACTACCGGAACTTCAGCGGACAAATCAGGGGAAAGGTCATAACTATGATAAAAAACCTCTATGAAGAAGGTTTCAGAGAATTTTATTCGGGCATGGCAGAAGGGTTCGACATGATAGCGGCTGAAGCTGTCCTGCAACTGAAAGAACAATATGAGGATATGACACTGGCGGCTGCTATCCCTTTCAGAGCCCAAGCCGAATGGTTTGACCCGCAAGACCAGCTGCTTTACAGGGAACTGCTTAAGAAGGCTGACCGGGTAGTGATGCTTTCAGAAAAATATTACAGGGGATGTTACCTGCGCCGTGACACCTATATGGTCAGCAGGGCTTCAATGGTAATAGCATATTGGGACAACGTGTGCAACGGAGGTACATACCATACCGTGAAAAAGGCCGTGGAAACTGGACGGGAAGTCATCAATCTGTTTACTGGAGAAGTGATAACGGACATAACTGCATTGCAAAACAATCATGAACCAAATAAACCGAATATAAAATGGACAGATTAAAAGATAGGAACTTATGAAATCAAAGGAACAGATTAAAATCCCTGACCATACAGGGAAAAGAGAAACACGATTACTCGCTTTTGTATGGAACTGCGGTTTTTTCAGCAGAGACGTTTCTGATGAGAAAATCATTGAGATGTGGAGGAAATCCCCCGCCAGAAGTCTGGATGATCCTGAAGACGAGACATTCTACGATGTGGAATGTCTGACACCCGATGAACTGGCTGGACGAATCAATGACGAGTCTTTCGCGCATACGGAGGATTACGTACGTTTCATCAATGTCAGTCCCGACCTTTTGTACCCGGATAGGAAATAGGATATCCACCGTCTCATATCGCATACCCCCACTTCCCCCTAAATATTAAAAAGGGAAAGCAGGGGTATGAAACTAAAGTTATCCTGTATGTATCACTCTTTCAGATTCAACCAGAATCTCCTTCATCTGACCGTTTCAGGATGGCCACGTTTGAACTTCCTGATCACGCATACTTGTCTATATCGAAAGGCTCATCTTCCTTACTGCCTTTTCTTCCTGATACACCCCTCCGGTTTCCCAGATACTTGTCAAGCAAACCGTTCACCTTCTCCAGATTGCTCAGCTTGTCGGTCAGGAAAGCCAGTATCTCCGTTTCACTCAGTTTGTAATGGATGGTTCTTGCGGCACGCAGGGCTTTCTGTTCGTCAACAATCCCGGAAGTAAGTACTTCCGCTACGTTGTTTATTTCCTCGATTGTCAATGCCGTGTTGAAATCCGGGTCGGGTTCGGCATCTACGGGAGCCATCAGTTCCTCACGCTCTTCTTCTGTCAGTCCTTTGTTTTCCTGCTCCACATCATCAGAACCGATATCCTCGTCTTCCTCCAATGGAATTTTCTCCATCGGCTCGGAACGGGTTGGAGTCATCCTTGCAACTTTCGGGTCTTCCAGATAGATGACCTTTGTCTTGCCTATCACATCATCGTCATCCGAAGAAGAGGACGGAACAGCCGTTTCGGTTTTTCCTTTGGACTTATCCGTTTCCGGCTTTCTGCGCCTTGCCTTTCTGCGGGCACGACGTTCCGCCTCTTCCTTGCGTTGTCTGCGGTATCTCCACACTCTGACACGGGCAATCCGCATCAGCCTTAAAATGAGGTCCCATATTCCGTACATATGTCTGTGGAAAATAAATGTCCACAAATGGCACAATATATAGACAGCACATACTGCCTTTACGGTAAAATAAACTATCGCAGTCATAATTATAAAGGTTTGGTGATACATTCCGTGTACAGCTTTGACATCTCATGCTCGTACTTCTTCAAATGTTCATCTATAATCCTGTTTACAAAACCGGAAATGGGCACCTCAGGAGCGGTAACTGCCAGAAAACGCTTGATATGGGAGTGATTTTCCTTGTTGATATAGACTTGTATCCGATTTCCAACAGGATAGTTTACCAGATAGATGGATTTATAGAAACCGCTTTCCGGAGACCTGGAAGCAGATATGTCTTTCAGTATCTCAAACGTAATCTCGGATGTATCGTCATCCCTGTTGTCAGTTTTTGTCATGTCTGCCGTTTCACCAGAAACGTCGCGGACATCCTTTCCTCTTTTCCTGCCCTTGAACAGCCTACGGAAAATAAACAATGACAATCTGTAAGCAGTGTAAATGCAGCAACAGGCAACGATGGCCTGAAAAATAATCTGTGTCATAATCAAAATGGTTTTAATGGTTTATAATACTCTTTGTTATACAATTCGTTGATTTCGTCCCAGTGTTTCTGCAGATGGTCCACAAGGATATTGCTGATAAAGCCGGATATGCTCATCTCCGGAGCGATGACAGGCAGTACCCGTTTGATGCACTCGGCCACTTCACGGTTGATATACACATGGGAACGGTTTGACGCGGGTATATTGACCAGAAACCTTTCCCGGTATCCGCAGGATTCATCCTTTTTCCTTTTGGGCTTCTCCACGGAGGGCTTTTCCGCTGGAGTATCTGCCGGTACGGTTGAGGCGGGGCTTTTCGCTTCCTGATGTTCCACGGGCTTTTCTTTCGGGGCGAGGCTGTCCTTGCCGAAAACAGGTATGTCGCCGACAATGATTTCCTTCAGGACATCTTCGTCCACCTCTACGATTTTCTTTTTCATGACTGTCCGAGTTTAAGTTTGACCATAAGCTCTTCCGCAAGTTCCACCAGCCCGCTGCCTTCCAGTTGTCTGGCCGGAGGCGGCAGCAGCGTGCAACGGAAAAAGGCACGCTTGGCATGGGTAATCTCCTTTTCATAACGGCACAGGTCAGGAAGCGTGCTGTCGAGGACTGTCAGATGCAGCTCCCTCATGACTTCCGAATATGACTTGAGAATCTCCACATTGGTACGTTTTTTCAACTTGTTCCAGAAAAAGAAGATGTCCTTGAGCAACGGGGTATTTTCCATCTTCTTGATATGGTCAAGCACGGTCGTGGCAAAGGACAGTGTACTCTGCATCACAATCAGGTCCGGAACGGTGGGAGTAAGCACGTAGTCCATATTGACAATCGTTCGGAATACCCCGGTGGATTCTACCGTTCCGGGAAGATCCACGAAAATAAGGTCATAATCCCCGCTTGCCGCAATCGCATCAGCCGCTTCCCTTGCCTTTTCAGCGGTGGAGCCTACAATGGGATAAGCCTTTTTCTGCACTTGGTTCCACTGCTGTTTGATCAGTTGCCGGTAATAGGCGCTGTTGGAAACAGCCTTTTTGTCACGCTCCCTCATACGTACGAGACTGTGTTGGGGAGAGTCACAGTCAACGATAGCCACGTTCAGTCCCTTCTCGAAATGGAAGTAACTGGCAAGCACTACGGACAGGGCCGATTTCCCGACCCCTCCTTTCTGGTTGCTAATCGCAACGAACAAAGTTTCTTTACTCATAAGTCTTTCTTTTTAATTGTTATTGAATAAATACCGGTGTCATCCACTAATCCGTGAATCCGCAGACGTTTCTTTCCAACCATCCGAATCCGCATCCATTAACGGTATCATCCAGTGTCATAACCTTTGATGCTACTGTTACCGCATCTTTCCGACATCGCTTCCATCCGCGGTCTGTCTGTTGGTCATGACAATCCGTCAACGGTCCCGTCCGATATTGCTTCCATCATCCCAACCGTTACCGGAATCATCGGATAACATGACCATTATTCCGCTATCAGAAGGCCGGTTGCAACCGTCCGCACTGCAAATAAAAGGGGATTTTCCCGAATGATCACCATCATCCGGAGACGGTGACGACCCTTGTCACCGTATGACATCTTGTTACATATAATCCACTGTTTTACAGATAAATATACCGCTGTAACTTTGCCACCAACAACGGAATGGATACCGGATGGAGCTATCCCGAAGCCGAAGAATGAGGCTGAAGGTCAAAACTCAATTTGACTTCAGGCAAATTCATGTTCAAGCGAACATAGCAAGTTGTGTTTTGAGGCACCCGAAATA
The window above is part of the Butyricimonas paravirosa genome. Proteins encoded here:
- the traM gene encoding conjugative transposon protein TraM, producing the protein MSTDAEKLKQKQKIRKYLVFTGMFLLFLGCMWLIFAPSEKDRQEAERKTGFNAELPDPKGTGIEADKMAAYEQADMVRRQEEKKRTLADFSALTDGHRQDNIPETEPAQDIASENESRAYHSGGNGRTGAFASSASAYNDINATLGSFYESPEEDPEKEALKAEVEQLRQAAAAQTAGPSYEEQVALLEKSYELAAKYMPSGGSTGTADSQETESPSRERKAKAVPVGLVSSPVVSSLPQPLTDSVQFARLLSGADIGFHTAVGSAGTQMARNTIRACVHGDQTIISGQSVRLRLLEAMRVGRYVLPRNTLLTGEGRIQGERLGIEILQVEYDGNVIPVELTVLDSDGQDGIFIPGSTEANAVREVAANMGQNLGTTISITNQSAGDQLLSELGRGAIQGVSQYISKKMREEKVHLKSGYGLMLYQNNNQ
- a CDS encoding TraL conjugative transposon family protein, with protein sequence MRKMYVKFKECIGGRLRGLCDRLTPRQRAIAIIVMVSLFALVNFYMIFRAIYDIGREDARQDIIRITPLEVPDFVPADTLSDMKVREMEEFFNQFNK
- the traN gene encoding conjugative transposon protein TraN; its protein translation is MKKILLMLALAGGVASAHAQSADTTAVNDLTLKADIYPQQEDGDLYHGLSRKLTFDRMIPPYGLEVTYDKTTHIIFPSAVRYVDLGSPNLIAGKADGSENVIRVKATRKNFREETNMSVITESGSFYTFNVKYADEPLLLNIEMADFVHDGSEVNRPNNALDIYLKELGSESPKLVHLISKAIHKDNRRHIKHIGSKAFGIQYLLRGLYTHNGLLYFHTQVKNTSNVPYEVDFVTFKIVDKKVLKRTAIQEQVIFPLRAYNYATAVAGKKDERTVFVFDKFTIPADKMLVVEMHEKSGGRHQTFTVESEDIVRARVINELKVK
- the traK gene encoding conjugative transposon protein TraK: MEFKSLKNIETSFRHLRLFGIVYLGVCTLLVGYSVWKAYSFAEAQRQKIYVLDEGKSLMLALSQDLEQNRPVEAREHVRRFHELFFTLAPDKSAIEGNVQRAMFLSDRSAYSHYGDLAEQGYYNRIISGNVSQRIEIDSVKCDFNTYPYDVMTYARLFIIREKSVTERSLVTHGRLRNSTRSDNNPHGFILEGFHVLENRDIRMYDR
- the traJ gene encoding conjugative transposon protein TraJ; translated protein: MVLLAVNFDNLHQILQSLYTDMMPLCSQMTGVAKGLAGLGALFYVAYRVWQSLARAEPIDVFPLLRPFALGICIMFFPTIVLGTLNSILSPVVTGTHRILETQTFDMNEYRQQKDKLEIEAMRRNPETAYLVDKEAFDNKLDELGALDAIEACGMYVDRAMYNMKKSVQNFFRELLELMFNAAALVVDTLRTFFLIVLSILGPISFAISCWDGFQASLSQWFVRYISIYLWLPVSDLFSSVLARIQTLMLQRDIEQLSDPNFIPDSSNAVYITFLIIGIIGYFTIPTVANWIVQAGGGAGNYGKNVNQAASKTGSIVGGAAGATVGNVAGRLIK
- a CDS encoding DUF4141 domain-containing protein; this encodes MKKRILTALCCICLLSAGRAHAQWVVTDPGNLAQGIINAAKNIVHTSSTAGNMLNNFQETVKIYKQGKEYYDGLRKVKNLVRDARKVQQTILMVGDITEIYVTSYERMLSDPYFTPEELSAIALGYTKLLEESANLLTDLKTVVNENGLSMNDKERMDIIDRCYTDMLQYRSLVQYYTNKNIGVSYLRAKKQNDLDRVMALYGSPNERYW